A region of Lycium barbarum isolate Lr01 chromosome 1, ASM1917538v2, whole genome shotgun sequence DNA encodes the following proteins:
- the LOC132616258 gene encoding uncharacterized protein LOC132616258: MEGVIANSNGKIWVFIDVAVQMEILMNTDQQLSLKLHHQDLGTDFIAIFVYAKCDAVESELFDIGFKGSPFTWWNGISAGDCIFKRLDREVVNQQFQNLFSNIEVEHLSRTGSDHTPLLLTCGDGNVTFSKPFRFLNFWTNHESFKELILQNWSSEVVGSSYLNFS; this comes from the exons ATGGAAGGGGTGATTGCCAATTCTAATGGAAAGATTTGGGTTTTCATTGATGTTGCAGTTCAAATGGAAATTCTAATGAATACTGATCAACAATTATCTCTGAAGTTACATCATCAGGACTTGGGCACAGACTTCATTGCTATTTTTGTCTATGCCAAGTGTGATGCAGTTGAAAG TGAATTATTTGATATAGGTTTTAAAGGGAGtccttttacttggtggaatggcatATCAGCTGGAGATTGCATTTTTAAGAGACTTGATAGAGAGGTGGTGAATCAACAATTCCAGAATTTATTTTCAAACATAGAGGTGGAACATTTGTCCAGAACAGGATCAGATCACACTCCTTTATTATTaacttgtggagatggaaatgtTACTTTCAGCAAACCTTTTaggtttcttaatttttggaCTAATCATGAATCATTCAAAGAGCTGATCTTACAGAATTGGAGTTCAGAAGTTGTTGGATCCTCTTACTTGAACTTTAGTTGA
- the LOC132643871 gene encoding EG45-like domain containing protein, producing MMSKASSWLPIFFLFAHLFHASHADLGTASQYNPPYTPTACFGSDATQFPSSNYFAAAGEGIWDNGAACGRQYLISCINSVLPQACKHGETIQIKIVDRARNSVSRPIREGTTMVLSNAALAAIAVPHAPSLNIDFRQV from the exons ATGATGTCAAAGGCTTCATCATGGCTGCCGATATTTTTCCTATTTGCTCACCTCTTTCATGCCTCTCATGCTGATCTTGGAACTGCCAGCCAGTATAACCCACCATACACAC CGACGGCATGTTTTGGAAGTGATGCAACACAGTTCCCATCAAGCAACTACTTTGCAGCAGCAGGGGAAGGGATATGGGACAATGGAGCAGCATGTGGGAGACAATATTTGATCAGTTGCATTAACTCAGTATTGCCTCAAGCTTGTAAACATGGAGAGACAATTCAGATAAAGATCGTTGACCGGGCAAGAAACTCAGTTTCTAGGCCTATTAGGGAAGGAACCACCATGGTTCTTTCTAATGCTGCTCTTGCCGCCATTGCTGTTCCACATGCACCTTCTCTCAATATTGATTTCCGACA GGTCTAG